The genomic DNA AgatgctcacacatacatacacacacacacacacacacacacacacacacacacacacacacagagctacatAAGTTTCTGCAAGTTTGATACACCCAATTTCTCAAATCTTTTAAATCTCAAAGTATTAACATATTAATCCTCTCTAAATAAGAGACTTcataaaaaatgtcaaaataatgtCAGCATTTATCAAATTTCCTCCCTCTTTCAGATGACGAAGATCACCTTCATTAACAGACACCCCCACTATGAGAAGGTCATTGTTCCTGTGGAGGACCACATCACCTGCAGCTGCCAGACAAAGGCCCCCGCCCAGGCCCCGAAGCCGGCCGCCCCCAAAGCCCAGagcacccctcccccaccaccccccagaCATCTCCCCAAACCCCCTCAAACCAAAAGCCAGTCCAAAGAGGAGCTCCATCGCCATGACGACCTCAAACAGAACCAAAGGTTTCACCTGGAGGACCGTGAGACTCAGGAGCTGCAGTGGGAGTCCAAatatacactcagacacacgcaGGCTGAGCCTGTGGGTCCGCGtttacagacactaacacacacgcagggCTATCGGCCCGGGCCGCACCAAAACACGCTCTCTAACACCCCGGCTGGCTCTTCATACGCGAGTCGAGAAGAGGTACCGACCAGACAGACGTCATTTGGTGTTACTCAAATGCTGAGtgacaccacacagacacagattgGCAGTGGAGATGAAAACGCAAAACAGATGCCTAGAGaagaccaacaacaacaacaacaacaacaacaacattaccATCAACAGCACGTCGGGCCCTCAGAAAGATATCTACAGCAAGATGGTACACAGCAATCTGTacacaaaacaaccaacaaTTTCAGCCAGTCAGGTGTCACAAATCAGCCTCAGAGGCAATTAGAAATCCCAGACCATGACCACAGCCAAGCAAAAGTGACAAGTCACCcccacagccaatcaaaagaaCCTAATCATCATCATGACCAATCAGGAGACACCAAACATGACTTTGGCCAATCAGGAATGATGAATCATCAGCGAAACGAGGGAGAGCCTAGGATACAGCCAACGCTGTCAGAGGAAGAACtgatacaaagagaaaaactagCACAGATACAGAGAAGACTGGATTACGAAAGACGACAGTTGGAGCACCACCAttatcatcgtcatcatcattatcaccatCAAAATCATCCAACACAAGGCCAAAGTCCACAAGAAATGAGTTTGCAAAGAACAGGTGAgaacatcatcagtcagtgaTTTCATATGTGCACCGTGTGCCAAAAAGCCTGTTGgcggtgtgtgtttgtgtaattaaCGCGTTAGCATGTACTCTGATTTGTGCTGTACTGTctcttttgtttaaatatgtaaaacatacaatatgtttcctgttttcctctcaCCTTTATCGTCATAGACAGAGTTAATCCCAAAAGAATGTGATTTTTTAAGCGTTAGCTGTAAAATCCGTTTGTGTGATGATTACCTTCCACTCTGATTCTAACTCAGTCTTTCCcttccacccctccctctccatctggTTTTCTCTTCATCTCGCAGTGACGGACGCGCCTCCAGCGCTGCCGCCCCCGAGCCTACCCCCCACCGCCCGGAACCCGCCCCAAACCCCCCTCCCTCGGCGAAGGAGACGCAAGCACAGGAGGAGGATCAGCAAAGCCTCCATGAGAGCAATGATCATGTAATGccatggtgagagagaggagagagagagaggagagagagagagagagagagagagtgagtgagggattgggagagagagagagtgagagtgagtgagggattgggagagagagagagagagggaggaagggagggagagagcgagagagagagagagagagagagagagagagagaaaggggggagagcaatggggagagagagagagagagagagagagaaagggggagagcaatagagagagagagagagagagagatcctgttTAATATGAATTATTTTGGCCTCTCTGAATCTC from Chanos chanos chromosome 8, fChaCha1.1, whole genome shotgun sequence includes the following:
- the pdgfba gene encoding platelet-derived growth factor beta polypeptide a isoform X1, producing the protein MSSWVVLLLALTACLRFGSAKGDPLPSSLVELVMSSPVSSTEDLQRLLDVDSVEDESDDQAANEIHSNSTHKRLPRSLMAGVQPAQQAACKVRTEVMEVTRAMLDRRNANFLLWPPCVEVQRCSGCCNIRTMQCVPVVTEMRQLQMTKITFINRHPHYEKVIVPVEDHITCSCQTKAPAQAPKPAAPKAQSTPPPPPPRHLPKPPQTKSQSKEELHRHDDLKQNQRFHLEDRETQELQWESKYTLRHTQAEPVGPRLQTLTHTQGYRPGPHQNTLSNTPAGSSYASREEVPTRQTSFGVTQMLSDTTQTQIGSGDENAKQMPREDQQQQQQQQQHYHQQHVGPSERYLQQDGTQQSVHKTTNNFSQSGVTNQPQRQLEIPDHDHSQAKVTSHPHSQSKEPNHHHDQSGDTKHDFGQSGMMNHQRNEGEPRIQPTLSEEELIQREKLAQIQRRLDYERRQLEHHHYHRHHHYHHQNHPTQGQSPQEMSLQRTVTDAPPALPPPSLPPTARNPPQTPLPRRRRRKHRRRISKASMRAMIMRMP
- the pdgfba gene encoding platelet-derived growth factor beta polypeptide a isoform X3, which encodes MSSWVVLLLALTACLRFGSAKGDPLPSSLVELVMSSPVSSTEDLQRLLDVDSVDESDDQAANEIHSNSTHKRLPRMAGVQPAQQAACKVRTEVMEVTRAMLDRRNANFLLWPPCVEVQRCSGCCNIRTMQCVPVVTEMRQLQMTKITFINRHPHYEKVIVPVEDHITCSCQTKAPAQAPKPAAPKAQSTPPPPPPRHLPKPPQTKSQSKEELHRHDDLKQNQRFHLEDRETQELQWESKYTLRHTQAEPVGPRLQTLTHTQGYRPGPHQNTLSNTPAGSSYASREEVPTRQTSFGVTQMLSDTTQTQIGSGDENAKQMPREDQQQQQQQQQHYHQQHVGPSERYLQQDGTQQSVHKTTNNFSQSGVTNQPQRQLEIPDHDHSQAKVTSHPHSQSKEPNHHHDQSGDTKHDFGQSGMMNHQRNEGEPRIQPTLSEEELIQREKLAQIQRRLDYERRQLEHHHYHRHHHYHHQNHPTQGQSPQEMSLQRTVTDAPPALPPPSLPPTARNPPQTPLPRRRRRKHRRRISKASMRAMIMRMP
- the pdgfba gene encoding platelet-derived growth factor beta polypeptide a isoform X2; translation: MSSWVVLLLALTACLRFGSAKGDPLPSSLVELVMSSPVSSTEDLQRLLDVDSVEDESDDQAANEIHSNSTHKRLPRSLMAGVQPAQQAACKVRTEVMEVTRAMLDRRNANFLLWPPCVEVQRCSGCCNIRTMQCVPVVTEMRQLQMTKITFINRHPHYEKVIVPVEDHITCSCQTKAPAQAPKPAAPKAQSTPPPPPPRHLPKPPQTKSQSKEELHRHDDLKQNQRFHLEDRETQELQWESKYTLRHTQAEPVGPRLQTLTHTQGYRPGPHQNTLSNTPAGSSYASREEVPTRQTSFGVTQMLSDTTQTQIGSGDENAKQMPREDQQQQQQQQQHYHQQHVGPSERYLQQDGTQQSVHKTTNNFSQSGVTNQPQRQLEIPDHDHSQAKVTSHPHSQSKEPNHHHDQSGDTKHDFGQSGMMNHQRNEGEPRIQPTLSEEELIQREKLAQIQRRLDYERRQLEHHHYHRHHHYHHQNHPTQGQSPQEMSLQRTVTDAPPALPPPSLPPTARNPPQTPLPRRRRRKHRRRISKASMRAMIM